tattataatgtattagctaccatggagccttattctattataatgtattagctaccatggagccttattataatgtattacctaccatggagccttattataatgtattagctaccatggagccttattctattataatgtattagttaccatggagccttattctattctactgtattggTTACCATGGTGCCTTattctattataatgtattagctaccatggagccttattctattataatgtattagctaccatggagccttattctaATGTATTAgttaccatggagccttattctactgtattagctaccatggagccttattctattataatgtattagctaccatggagccttattctattataatgtattagctaccatggagccttattctaATGTATTAgttaccatggagccttattctaATGTATTAgttaccatggagccttattctattctactgtaatagttaccatggagccttattctattataatgtattagctaccatggagccttattctattataatgtattagctaccatggtgccttattctattataatgtattagctaccatggagccttattctaATGTATTAgttaccatggagccttattctaATGTATTAgttaccatggagccttattctattctactgtaatagttaccatggagccttattctattataatgtattagctaccatggagccttattatattacaatgtattagctaccatggagccttattctaATGTATTAgttaccatggagccttattctattataatgtattagctaccatggagccttattctattataatgtattagctaccattgagccttattctattataatgtattagctaccatggtgccttattctattataatgtattagctaccatggagccttattctattataatgtattagtTACCATGGTGcctcattctattataatgtattagctaccatggagccttattataatgtattagctaccatggagccttattataatgtattagctaccatggagccttattataatgtattagctaccatggagccttattctaatgtattagctaccatggagccttattctattataatgtattagctaccatggagccttattctattataatgtattagctaccatggagccttattataatgttttagctaccatggagccttattctattataatgtattagctaccatggagccttattctattataatgtattagctaccatggagccttattataatgtattacctaccatggagccttattatCATAATGTACGCAGGCCTACTAATTGGTACCCTAGAATTTCTATTataaacagctggaggcagggctttctatTATAAGTATTAGCTCCATGGAGCCTTATTATAATGTCTACCTACCCATGTCAGAGCCTTATTATACTGGTCTCAACCTTTATTCTATTATGAATGACTCATCTCTTCATGGAGccttattctattctactgtatctggcccaggagtgggaattATAAtggaaggctctggagcaacgaaccgcccttgctgtctctgcctggccggttcccctctttccactggattctctgcctctaccctgttacggggctAAGTATTAGTTGCTGGGGCTCTTATGCCGTAATGTATTAGGTGCGTCACCTGGAGcctgggttgattcactgttgtagTCGGCCTATTATAATGTATGTCTAGTTACCATGGAGCCTTGCCTATTATAATGGGTTGTACCATGGCGGAGATCTATTATTGTGGGCTACCATggagccttgtctcaggatggtaagttggtggttgaagatatccctctagtggtgtgggggatgtgctattggcaaagtgggtggagccttattctattataatgtattagccCTGTGGtgcctcggatggggccacagtgtattagctaccatggagccttatgtCTCAGCCTCCATGTAGCCTTATGCTATTAGTATTAGCTACCATGGggcctagggtcagtttgttaatcTGGAGTATTAGCTGTATTAGTTAACGGAGCCTTGAATCTAAGTGTATTCTCTACCATTCTCTCCTTATTCTCTTATAATTTATTAGCTACGGATGGACcttagccctaggaccatgtcccaggactacctgacatgaggactatTTACTGTATTAGTTAACATGGCCATGCTATTCTACAGTTTAACTGACCTGAGCcttaggaccgtgccccaggactacctgacatgaaggctccttatTCCctagtccacctgactgtgctgctgcatggagtttcaactgttctgccttattattagctaccatgctggtcatttctgttcatttgaacatcttggtcatgttctatTATAATCTATTAGCCGGCATGGAGCTtttctattataatgtattagctacccCCATGGAGCCCGGTTCTCTATAAGGTTTCTTCCTGGTTTTGGCCTTTTATAATGTATTTTCCTAGCCATGGAGCCATTatacctgcattgtttgctgtttggagCCTTATTATAATGTCTCTGCTACAGGAGCCTTATGAGatataatgtattagctaccatgggCCTTATAAATAATTTATTtgctatttgatttgattataatgtattagctaccatggagccttattctattataatgtattagctaccatggagccttattctattctactgtattagttaccatggagccttattctgttataatgtattagctaccatggagccttattctattataatgtattagctaccatggagccttattctgttataatgtattagctaccatggagccttattctaatgtattagctaccatggagccttattctattataatgtattagctaccatggagccttattctattataatgtattagctaccatggagccttattataatgtattagctaccatggagccttattctattataatgtattagctaccatggagccttattctattctactgtaatagctaccatggagcattattctattataatgtattagctaccatggagccttattctatTCTAATGTAatagctaccatggagccttattctattataatgtattagctaccatggagccttattctattacaatgtattagctaccatggagccttattcttataatgtattagctaccatggagccttattataatgtattagctaccatggagccttaatctattataatgtattagctaccatggagccttaatctattataatgtattagctaccatggagccttattctattataatgtattagctaccatggagccttattataatgtattagctaccatggagccttattataatgtattagctaccatggagccttattctattataatgtattagctaccatggtgCCTTATTctaatgtattagctaccatggagccttattctaatgtattagctaccatggcgccttattatattataatgtattagctaccatggagccttattctattataatgtattagctaccatggagccttataaTAATGTtttagctaccatggagccttattctattataatgtattagctaccatggagccttattctattataatgtattagctaccatggagccttattataatgtattagctaccatggagccttattattataatgtattaggccTCCATGGAATTTATTATAATTATTAAGCTAACAGCTGGAGCCTTATTATAGGGCtattctcctatagagctccatttttataatgtctgcctacccatgtcagagccTTATTCTATTATAATGTCTCTACCTTTggagtctttactgaagactcatctctacCAGTGGgccttattataatgtattagtcTACCAGGAGCCTTGGGAAGgttataatgtattagctacctGGAGCCTTAATCCGCCCTTATAATGTCTAGCTACCATGGAGTTCCCCTCTTTatactgggattctctgccttattataatgtattagctaccatgggGCCTTACTGGCTTTATAATGCTcttagctaccatggagccttaatCTATTATAATGATTCACTGTTGTGTGCCTTATTCTAATGTATTTGCCCATGGAGCCTTATTCTAATGTAGATCTACCATGGGCGCCGGCCTTGTCtccaggatggtaagttggtggtttatCCCTACCAGTGGTGTGGGGGgattgctttggcaaagtggctaccatggagccttatatccttcctgtttagcTACCATGGTGTCCTCGGatttattataatgtattagctaccatgaCCCCTCCTGTATcatgtattagctaccatggagccttattataatgtattaCATGGAGGGGCCAGGGTCAgtttattataatgtattagcttCCCTGTCCTATTCTATTATAATGTATGAatctaccatggagccttattctaattctactgtattctacctgGTGCCTTATTCTCTCtatgtattagctaccatggagccttattctattataatgtattacctaccatggagccttattcttTCTACTGTCCCCAGTTACCTGGCCTTATTCTCCTGTAGtttagctaccatggagccttattctattataatgtattagctaccagGAGCCTTACCTGACATAATGTATTGCTGTCCCCATCCAGCCTTATTCTGCTGTATTAGTTTCCATGTTCTGCCTTATTCTAATGTATTAgttaccatgctggtcatttattctatttgaacatcttggtcatgttctattataatattctaccatggagccttattctaggactggccaccccactgTAATAgttaccatggagccttattctattataatgtattagcttTGGAGCCTTATTCTATTATAATGTTTAGCTAGCCACCGTGCATTTACATGCATTGTTACCATGGAGGGTTTTATTCTGGGTCTCTGTATTAGTTacctttgagatatcagctgatgctaCCATGGAGCTATTataataaatttgatttgattggatttattataatgtattagctaccatggagccttattctattataatgtattagctaccatggagccttattctatTCTATGTATTAGTTACCATGGTGCCTTattctattataatgtattagctaccatggagccttattctaATGTATTAgttaccatggagccttattctattctactgtaatagttaccatggagccttattctattataatgtattagctaccatggagccttattctattataatgtattagctaccatggagccttattctattataatgtattagctaccatggagccttattctaATGTATTAgttaccatggagccttattctaATGTATTAgttaccatggagccttattctattctactgtaatagttaccatggagccttattctattataatgtattagctaccatggagccttattctattctaatgtattagctaccatggagccttattctattataatgtattagctaccatggagccttattatattacaatgtattagctaccatggagccttattctaATGTATTAgttaccatggagccttattctattataatgtattagctaccatggagccttattctattataatgtattagctaccatggagccttattctattataatgtattagctaccatggtgccttattctattataatgtattagctaccatggagccttattctattataatgtattagtTACCATGGTGcctcattctattataatgtattagctaccatggagccttattataatgtattagctaccatggagccttattataatgtattagctaccatggagccttattataatgtattagctaccatggagccttatgataatgtattagctaccatggagccttattataatgtattagctaccatggagccttattataatgtattagctaccatggagccttattataatgtattagctaccatggagccttattataatgtattagctaccatggagccttattataatgtattagctaccatggagccttatgataatgtattagctaccatggagccttatgataatgtattagctaccatggagccttattataatgtattagctaacttggagccttattataatgtattagttACCATGGTGcctcattctattataatgtattagctaccatggagccttattataatgtattagctaccatggagccttattataatgtattagctaaCTTGGAGCcgtattataatgtattagctaccatggagccttattataatgtattagctaccatggagccttattataatgtattagctaccatggagccttattaatgtattagctaccatggagccttattataatgtattagctaccatggagccttattataatgtattagctaccatggagccttattataatgtattagctaccatggagccttattataatgtattagctaccatggagccttattataatgtattagctaccatggagccttattataatgtattagctaccatggagccttattataatgtattagctaacttggagccttattataatgtattagctaccatggagccttattataatgtattagctaccatggagccttattataatgtattagctaccatggagccttatgataatgtattagctaccatggagccttatgataatgtattagctaccatggagccttattataatgtattagctaacttggagccttattataatgtattagctaccatggagccttattataatgtattagctaccatggagccttattataatgtattagctaccatggagccttattataatgtattagctaccatggagccttattataatgtattagctaccatggagccttattataatgtattagctaccatggagccttattctactttttatttttcatttctTTCAAAAGTTCAATATTATATTGAGACTGACAAAGACACGTTTTTGTTGATCGATTGGTGAGAATTTAAAATAAACTTCACATCTGTATTCAATGCAAATTCAGATTTATTCAGTCAACAGATAATATCAAAATAAACAGCTCTATACTGCTTCTACATAGTGGAATTGGTGGGAACATTCATGTTTTTCAGGTCAACAACTTATCCATgttgttataatataataataataatacaataatataataataataataataataatatcataatataataataataataatatatgccatttagcagacgcttttatccaaagcgacttacagtcatgtgtgcatacattctacgtatgggtggtcccgggaatcgaacccactaccctggcgttacaagcgccatgcgctaccaactgtgctacagtagGACCACAATTAATTATAAAAACGCCATCACATTTTCATCGTTCTTTATCTTGACGACTAGTAAACAAATTAACTCAATGAAACAAAACGACTAAATTCAAGAGGTTTCAAAGTTCAAAATGAAGAAATGCTCATTCTATTAATCTATTCCATAATTTACATGGTGCAATATCTAAATtgtgtattcaaatcaaattaatttagcGAAAAGCCAGATCACATCACATTCAAGAGGTTTAAGGTTAGAATCAAAGAAATCCAAAACTCCATTCATCTATATAATAATTAACATTTAGCAATATCCCAAAAATATAATGAACAATATTAGAGGGTTTATACTCGTATGAATGTATAGTATTTATCATTTATAGTATTTATCATCTCCAGATGAAAACTTGAAAAGAGTAGGTCTATTTTGTTAATGATTTCATGTTAACAATATGATTTCATTTGGCATAAACAAAAACCTAAATTCTCAGGTCAAAAACACAAGTCAGAACACAGCCTCTCTAATCTCCCATGTGATTTCAGGTCCTCTGACTGGGAAAATGtctttccacactgagagcacTGGTAGATGTATGCTTATTCAGATGTCTTAAGttggtaaaactctttccacacaggGAGCATTGGTAGGGCTTTTCCCCTGTGTGTATCTTTTCATGCTTCTTCTATgcgggtaaaactctttccacacaggGAGCAGGCTTTTTCCCCTGTGTGTATCTTTTCATGCTCCTCCAGGCTCCTTAAGCGGGTAAAATgctttccacactgggaacattgGAAAGGATTTTCCCCTGTGTGTATCCTCTCATGCTCCTCCAGGCTCCTTAAGCGGGTAAAATgctttccacactgggaacattgGTAGGGCttttcccctgtgtgtgtcctctcatgcgTAGTCAGGCTCCTTAAGCGGGTAAAATgctttccacactgggaacattgGTAGGGCTTTTCCCCTGTGTGTATCCTCTCATGCCTCTTCAGCCTGCTTAAGCAGGCAAAATGCTTCCCACACTGGGAACATTggaaataatgtgtgtgtgtcctctcatgcgCCTTCAGGTTGCTTAAGCGGTTAAaacactttccacactgggaacattggaaaggtttctcccctgtgtgtgtcctctcatgccGTTTTAGGTCCCCTGATTTGGAAAATCTCTTTtcacattgggagcagtggtgTGGTCTCCCTGGTTTGGgtgtctctgggtctggttcCCCTGAAGGACTCTTTCCGCTGTCAGAGTGAGAGgctggtctctctcctgtcaaaGACAAACAGATTATTTAGTTAAATACTTAATAGAGACCTGAATAAAACTTCTACATGATAAAACTGGCTCCATGTTAGAGGAGGAGCCTGGTGAAGAGCTCCGGTCTGAGTAACTGACATCGCTGTTCTCCTCTGTGACATTGCTGCCCCCTCTGTGACATTGCTGCTTCCTCTGTGACATCTCTGCCCCCTCTGTGACATCTCTGCTCCCTCTGTGACATCTCTGCCCCCTCTGTGACATCACTGCCCCCTCTGTGACATCACTGCCCCCTCTGTGACATCACTGCCCCCTCTGTGACATCACTGCTTCCTCCTGTGACATCGCTGCTTCCTACTGTGACATCGCTGCTCCCTCTGTGACATTACTGCCCCCTCTGTGACATCGCTGCTCCCTCTGTGACATCTCTGCTCCCTCTGTGACATCGCTGCCCCCTCTGTGACATCGCTGCTTCCTCCTGTGACATCGCTGCTCCCTCTGTGACGTCGCTGCTTCCCTCCTGTGACGTCGCTGCCCCCTCTGTGACGTCGCTGCTCCCTCTGTGACGTCGCTGCTCCCTCTGTGACGTCGCTGCTCCCTCTGTGACGTCGCTGCTCCCTCTGTGACGTCGCTGCTCCCTCTGTGACGTCGCTGCTCCCTCTGTGACGT
This DNA window, taken from Oncorhynchus keta strain PuntledgeMale-10-30-2019 unplaced genomic scaffold, Oket_V2 Un_contig_4398_pilon_pilon, whole genome shotgun sequence, encodes the following:
- the LOC127924666 gene encoding gastrula zinc finger protein XlCGF7.1-like, which encodes MKKEEEEAISITLKEEDDVIVKEETEHFRVKDEEGIETVTVEEEEVEVFRMKREEEEAVTLKEEEEDVLGDEGEEEETEDLSNTRERPASHSDSGKSPSGEPDPETPKPGRPHHCSQCEKRFSKSGDLKRHERTHTGEKPFQCSQCGKCFNRLSNLKAHERTHTHYFQCSQCGKHFACLSRLKRHERIHTGEKPYQCSQCGKHFTRLRSLTTHERTHTGEKPYQCSQCGKHFTRLRSLEEHERIHTGENPFQCSQCGKHFTRLRSLEEHEKIHTGEKACSLCGKSFTRIEEA